From the genome of Symphalangus syndactylus isolate Jambi chromosome 7, NHGRI_mSymSyn1-v2.1_pri, whole genome shotgun sequence, one region includes:
- the PCYOX1L gene encoding prenylcysteine oxidase-like isoform X4 — protein MTRAAQLLAALTALLAAAAAGGDAPPGKIAVVGAGIGGSAVAHFLQQHFGPRVQIDVYEKGTVGGRLATISVNKQHYESGAASFHSLSLHMQDFVKLLGLRHRREVVGRSAIFGGEHFVLEETDWYLLNLFRLWWHYGISFLRLQMWVEEVMEKFMRIYKYQAHGYAFSGVEELLYSLGESTFVNMTQHSVAESLLQVGVTQRFIDDVVSAVLRASYGQSAAMPAFAGAMSLAGAQGSLWSVEGGNKLVCSGLLKLTKANVIHATVTSVTLHSTEGKALYQVAYENEVGNSSDFYDIVVIATPMHLDNSSSNLTFAGFHPPIDDVQGSFQPTVVSLVHGYLNSSYFGFPDPKLFPFANILTTDFPSFFCTLDNICPVNISASFRRKQPQEAAVWRVQSPKPLFRTQLKTLFRSYYSVQTAEWQAHPLYGSGPTLPRFALHDQLFYLNALEWAASSVEVMAVAAKNVALLAYNRWYQDLDKIDQKDLMHKVKTEL, from the exons ATGACCCGCGCAGCCCAGCTGCTCGCCGCGTTGACCGCGCTCCTcgctgctgccgctgctggcGGAGATGCCCCGCCGGGCAAAATCG CGGTGGTTGGGGCCGGGATTGGGGGCTCTGCTGTGGCCCATTTCCTCCAGCAGCACTTTGGACCTCGGGTGCAGATCGACGTGTACGAGAAGGGAACCGTGGGTGGACGCCTGGCCACCATCTCAGTCAACAAGCAGCACTACGAGAGCGGGGCTGCCTCCTTCCACTCCCTGAGCCTGCACATGCAGGACTTCGTCAAGCTGCTGG GGCTGAGGCACCGGCGCGAGGTGGTGGGCAGGAGCGCCATCTTCGGTGGGGAGCACTTCGTGCTGGAGGAGACCGACTGGTACCTGCTGAACCTCTTCCGCCTCTGGTGGCACTACGGCATCAGCTTCCTGAGGCTGCAGATGTGGGTGGAGGAGGTCATGGAGAAGTTCATGAG GATCTATAAGTACCAGGCCCACGGCTATGCCTTCTCGGGTGTGGAGGAGCTGCTCTACTCACTGGGGGAGTCCACGTTTGTTAACATGACCCAGCACTCTGTGGCCGAGTCCCTGCTGCAGGTGGGCGTCACGCAGCGCTTTATTGATGACGTCGTTTCTGCTGTCCTGCGTGCCAGCTATGGCCAGTCAGCAGCGATGCCCGCCTTTGCAG GAGCCATGTCACTAGCCGGAGCCCAAGGCAGCCTGTGGTCTGTGGAAGGAGGCAATAAGCTGGTTTGTTCCGGTTTGCTGAAGCTCACCAAGGCCAATGTGATCCATGCCACAGTGACCTCTGTGACCCTGCACAGCACAG AGGGGAAAGCCCTGTACCAGGTGGCGTATGAGAATGAGGTAGGCAACAGCTCTGACTTCTATGACATCGTGGTCATCGCCACCCCCATGCACCTggacaacagcagcagcaacttaACCTTTGCAGGCTTCCACCCGCCCATTGATGACGTGCAGGGCTCTTTCCAACCCACCGTCGTCTCCTTGGTCCACGGCTACCTCAACTCTTCCTACTTTGGTTTCCCAGACCCTAAGCTTTTCCCCTTTGCCAACATCCTTACCACAGATTTCCCCAGCTTCTTCTGCACTCTGGACAACATCTGCCCTGTCAACATCTCTGCCAGCTTCCGGCGAAAGCAGCCCCAGGAGGCAGCTGTTTGGCGAGTCCAGTCCCCCAAGCCCCTCTTTCGGACCCAGCTAAAGACCCTCTTCCGTTCCTATTACTCAGTGCAGACAGCTGAGTGGCAGGCCCATCCCCTCTATGGCTCCGGCCCCACGCTCCCGAGGTTTGCACTCCATGACCAGCTCTTCTACCTCAATGCCCTGGAGTGGGCAGCCAGCTCCGTGGAGGTGATGGCCGTGGCTGCCAAGAATGTGGCCTTGCTGGCTTACAACCGCTGGTACCAGGACCTAGACAAGATTGATCAAAAAGATTTGATGCACAAGGTCAAGACTGAACTGTGA